The Anastrepha obliqua isolate idAnaObli1 chromosome 5, idAnaObli1_1.0, whole genome shotgun sequence DNA window TTATAAGTCCAAAACCTTATATTAAAACTTATGgggatttatattttcaaaaatgttaaatgcgCTCTGGAATatattacacaggcctgcgaaatgtaacttttttcagtttctagaatggctgtacttgtttcttgtagttctttatacgctgaaaacgaatctgaccttcaaaatgctccatcacgtcaggatttttggtaaatgaagcctaaaaggtcaaaaaatggccattttagccatttttgataatttttttttcaattttcgacgaaaaggttgcatagtacaactctttagctttaaaccccatttttttaaattattctacgattttttaaaaaaaagttatgacattttgaaattaacagtttcagttacgccaatagacgttatacccaacgattggcgtaactgaaactgttaatttcaaaatgtcataacttttttttaaaaaatcgtacaataattttttgaccttttaggcttcatttaccaaaaattctgacgtgatggagcattttgaaggtcagattcgttttcagcgcataaaaaactacaagaaacaagtacagccattctagaaactcaccctcgcaggactgtgttattAATGACGGAATAATCCGCGAACAAAAATTCTCTTACCACCAAGACCGGAATAGTTCGACAGTGGAAAAATCCCTCCTATCACCAAATAGGGAATAATCcgcaataaattatttgtttgttaaagtttgtgaaaaaataaataattttggtagtCCCGTAACATCCTTTTTCATTAGAACAGACAGTAAGCCTTGCCGTCGAAAGGTATTTTGAGTACATCGCGGATTTCGAGCGGTGGTGCAAAagggttaaatttaatttttgtactgtTAATCTGCAATAATGAGTCTTAATGCAGGTTTATTCAACTTCctggtttatttaaaactagaatccattgatatttttcaaaaaatattgaaatattaaatgtaataaaaactgCCACTTAACCTCAAATTATGGATACAATTTGAATTTCCATTGGAAATGCTTCACtcataaaatcatttaaattttttacagaaatatccCACATAATTTCTCCCTTCTTTACAAGCCACAATACACgaatgaactacattttttgcactaaatttatataaactaacttaataactaaaattattaatcCATATTCGAAATTTACTTTCGCACATTTACTCTCCCAGTTTGGTATATTTTACTTGGTATCTTCGTTTTGGTTAGtttattttatagcaaattGCCTCTACGATGACTAAGTACTATAAAACCGTTAATTCCCCTTCTTTTGGTCCTTATGGCGTCTTTTGTACAACACTGGTGCGATTCCAACGCCAAACACTGCCATCATCGCAAACATACACCAGTACTGTGGAATCACGTGAGAACGCTACCTGCCGCACAGGAGAATTACACTTTAGATTATTTAGTGTACTTGTGTACGTATGCCCTGGATCGCTTGGATCGAGTTCCCATACATACACTTTACCGTGCTGATTTCCCAACGCAATTATTTTGTGGCAGGGGTTGAAGCCGAACCGCACAAACCAGATTTCGCATTCATCGTAATCGAATTCTGCTATAATTGTGCATGATGGGTCATTTGGCTTGAGTTGTGACAGCCCTTGATGCAATTGGCCGGGCTTCCAACAGATTATGGAATTTTCACATGATTTAGATAGCACAAAATCGCCGAACCATTGCACACAATCAACATAGTTGCGATGTATATCACGTGTAGAAAAATCTGGGAAATGCTGCATTATTGTTGGGAATGGTCGCTGCGTTTTGTTTGGATTAAATGTACGAGACAATTCGATTTTCTCTTTAAAATCGTTTGTGTTTATGCACCACAGCTTCAATGAATGGTCCATGCCACTGGACATGATGCGTTCGCCACGAAAATCAAAGTCAACAGAAAGCACCTCATCGCGGTGACCTTCGACGCCACCAAAAATTGCAATACAAACATGTGACTGTGTATTCCAAAGTCGTATGGCATGGTCTTTACTGCCGGAGAGCAGCAGATGCGGTTGGCGCGGATGATATTTCAGTTCGTTAATGGCTTGTCCATGGCCAATATAATTGCCTACAGTCTCATTCTTTTGTACATCAATAACGCGTATAACTCCACGATAGCCCGCAGTGGCAAGCAATGGCAGCGATGTTTTAATGTCGTACGACCACGCGCATGTGTAGAATACTTCATCTTGCTGCAATTGAAGAAGATTGATTACCTTCTAGACAGCGTTTAAATTGAAAATGCATTAACTTACGTCCGGGTCAGCGTAGCACATCAGCAGTTTAATGCCACCTTGGCGTGGGCATTCATAAATTGTGCAACGATTGCTGCCAGCAGTGGCGAAAATATGTGGCTCATCGTTGCCCAGCCACTGATTGAAGCTAATGCCGAAAATGGCTTGTCCGTGATTTTCCTTGACGTGGTAGCTAAAGGCAACaagtcatttaaaatttaaacatatTCGCCTCAAACAAAAAACTTACTCGTATTTGTATGACGGTTTTCGTGCTTTCGGTTTGTTGCTGCGCCTGTGGCCTTTGGAGCGCCGCACGGTAGGTGACTTGCTGCGCGAAGTGTTATTAGTGCTAACGCTGGCTGTATCGTCCTTAAAATCCAATTAACAAGAGAATATAATTTCCACAATATCTAAACGAATTCCACTTACACCACACGAGTCGTCACTATTTTCACCCTGCGCGTTGTCCTTCGCCGGAACCTTATCATTTTTTACTTTCgacattttaaatatataacttaattaagtatttaaagCTTTTGTTTCACAGAACAACCatttaagcaaaataattttcaaaatcacaCGCGCTTTCCAAATGTTAGCCGCTActgatttgtttgtattttggcGGCAACTTTTAGCTGTCAAGTGTGTCAGCTGAGCGCATAAACGGCTGTGTTCACTGCGTACTCAGCGCACAGGGTTGCACGCACGCCATAGCTTGTACAAAAACATCTATTTCAGGTATgtgtttatattaatatttatagttTGTCTTTCTGGgctttaaaaacaatttgaaaaattagttatggaaatttcgaaatataaatatttatattacacATTTTATGGAAGAGGTgaaattatacaatatttagCGCAATATTATGCGTAAGAAACttatgaaataataattaaGTACTAAGTGTTAACACTTCGACCAGCAATTTAAGGTTAAGTGAGCATTTGAAATGCGGCACGAATTGCCATTAAAAACAAGTTGCTCAGAGAGGAGGAATTCACATTTCTCAGGGTTTCATAGACTGTTTCAGATATTATATACACAAATTGCTCTTAAATTATACTACATAGACAACTGAACGTgttgaatattatatttagatttattggaggtttgcactttgacctcatggtcttttatgACCTGTTGCATATTGAatagataattttattttataagtccctgataaacatattttttcttttatttacatataacacataaaaatgtaaactttTCCAACATGCAATCAACATTAGatgttttattttccaaaaaaaaaaaagaaaaaacattgtgCGCATACACATACTTAGTAAAAATAAGCTACAATTAAACGTCTatgtttaattaaatatttacgttTGATTAAATATCTACATTTTGAGTAAAACATGCGACAAATTTTTAGCTAGAACGGAAGTCAAGGACTTATACAGTGTGAAGTTCGGTAACTCTTAGAAAAAAGCATTAGAATATTAGTAATATGTCGGAGAATGCTTGAGAAgctttgtacaaagttttatAGATTTGAATGAGTTAGACAGTTTTACAGTTGGATAGAGGAAAATAGAATGCTTGGAGAAGACATATACATCAGAGCAAGACAGAGACGCAGCAGGTATGCCAAAAAGACCGTTACAGTATTATACAGTGTGTGTTTTATATTCgtgttttatttatacttttagttttcacAAATTGTTTGTTAGACAAATTAGTAGTGTGCAGGTTAAATAAACGTAGTAACTCAACGAACAGAATGGTATTATCGGGTTATTATTTAACGAAAATGTATTCAAACTGtcataatacaatatatttgaTCAAATCATTGATTTAGTTAAACAACGAAAACTGAACAAATTAGTGCCAACAATAAATCTGCATAAATATTGAACGTTATAAGATCTTATGTACGTTTTATTCGTCGACGACATGGACCTCGCCCAGACTGGTGTGCGCAAGCGCCTTTGCCTCTGCATGGTTGCTTTATTACTACTACTGCAACTACTGCTGCCGACACTCTGACCATCACCGCCACCGCCTCTACACTGATTCTCATTTTTACTATCCGCAGAGTTCACTTTAGTTGCACCCGTCGTCGTCGCCGTCGTCGCAGTCGTCGTCATTTCTGCCTCGGTAGCACTTGACTCGCCGTGCTCTGTCTGTGTGCTTGACTTCACTACTTCCGCTTCCGCTGCAGCTGCAGCTTCGGCTTCCGAATCTGCTTCTAAAATAGTGTCCGGCGGACCTGTGGGTCCACTATGCGTTTGGGGTGCCAATGTCACTCCTTTGGTGCGACTATCGATACTGGTTTGATTGTCAGACGcattgctttgttgttgttgttgctgttggttaTCAGTGCGTAAACTACAACTGttgcataaa harbors:
- the LOC129249166 gene encoding polycomb protein esc; protein product: MSKVKNDKVPAKDNAQGENSDDSCGDDTASVSTNNTSRSKSPTVRRSKGHRRSNKPKARKPSYKYDYHVKENHGQAIFGISFNQWLGNDEPHIFATAGSNRCTIYECPRQGGIKLLMCYADPDQDEVFYTCAWSYDIKTSLPLLATAGYRGVIRVIDVQKNETVGNYIGHGQAINELKYHPRQPHLLLSGSKDHAIRLWNTQSHVCIAIFGGVEGHRDEVLSVDFDFRGERIMSSGMDHSLKLWCINTNDFKEKIELSRTFNPNKTQRPFPTIMQHFPDFSTRDIHRNYVDCVQWFGDFVLSKSCENSIICWKPGQLHQGLSQLKPNDPSCTIIAEFDYDECEIWFVRFGFNPCHKIIALGNQHGKVYVWELDPSDPGHTYTSTLNNLKCNSPVRQVAFSRDSTVLVYVCDDGSVWRWNRTSVVQKTP